CTTTCCACGCCGCCGGCGATCATCAGTTCCGCCTCGCCCGATTTGACGGCGCGGGCGGCCGCAATGACAGCATCCATGCCGGAGCCGCACAGCCGGTTGATCGTCGCTCCGGTCACGGAAACCGGCAGGCCCGCAAGCAGCAGCGACATGCGCGCCACATTGCGGTTGTCCTCGCCCGCCTGATTGGCGCAGCCGAAGATCACATCTTCGATGGCCTCCCAATCGACGGAAGGGTTGCGCTCCATCAGCGCCTTCAGCGGCACCGCGCCGAGATCGTCGGCCCGCACGGAAGAGAGCGCGCCGCCGAAGCGGCCGATGGGCGTGCGGATATAATCGCAGATATAGGCTTCGGTCATCGGTGTTTCCTCAAAGTTCCGGTGCAACGAGATCGGCTACCGCGCCATCCACACTGAGCGGCGCGCCGGTCATGGCCTGCAATTCCTCAAACGTCATCGTCGGCAGCTTTTCGCGCAGCACGAAACGGCCGTCCACCACGTCGATCACCGCATGGCTGGTATAGATGCGGGTGATGCAGCCAACGCCGGTCAGCGGGAAGGCGCATTTCTCAACGAGCTTCGGCTCGCCATTCTTGGTGACATGTTCGGTGATGACGAAGACCTGCTTGGCGCCATGCACCAGATCCATGGCCCCGCCGACGGCCGGCACGCCCTTGGAGCCGACGCGCCAATTGGCGAGATCGCCATTTTGCGCCACCTGATAGGCACCGAGGATCGCCACATCCAGATGCCCGCCGCGCACCATGGCGAAGCTGTCGGCGTGGTGAAAAAAAGCGGCACCCGGCTTCAGCGTCACGGCCTTTTTGCCGGCATTGATGAGGTTCCAGTCCTCTTCTCCCTCAGGTGGCGCTTCGCCGAAATTCAGGATGCCGTTTTCGGTATGGAAGATCGCCTGACGGCCGGGCGGCTGGTAACGCGCCACCATTTCCGGAAAGCCGATGCCGAGATTGACGTAGGCGCCGTCCTCGATGTCCTGTGCCGCACGCCAAGCAATCTGGGCGTTGGAAAGCTTGATGTCTTCGCGGGTGTCGATGGTCGTGGTCATGCGTAGGCTACTCCGGCGCGAATGAGGACTTCTTCCTGTTGCGGATCGGGGATTTCCACAACGCCGTTCACAAAAATGCCTGGTGTCACGACATGCTCCGGGTCGATCTCGCCGGCGGCGACGATCCTGGAGACCTGCGCGATGGTGGTCTTCGCGGCCATGCACATCAGGGGGTTAAAATTGCGCCCCGCCTTGTTGTAGGTGAGGTTGCCGTAGGTATCGCCAAGCTCGGCCTTGACGATGGCGAAATCGGCTTTCAGCCAGCGTTCCTGCACATAGGAGCGGCCGTCAAATTCCGCGATCACCTTGCCGTTGGCCAGTTCCGTGCCAAAGCCCGTCGGGGTGTAGAAGGCCGGAATGCCCGCACCGCCAGCGCGGATGCGCTCGGCAAGCGTGCCCTGCGGCACCAGTTCCAGCTCGATTTCACCGGCCAGATATCTGTCGGTGAAGGCGCGCGGATCGGAAGAGCGCGGGAAGGAGCAGATCATTTTTTTGACCATGCCTGCGTCGATCATCGCCGCGATGCCGATGCGCCCGTTACCGGCATTATTGTTGATGACTGTGAGGTTCTTCGGTCCCCTGTCGATCAGCGCATGGATCAACTCGATGGGCGCGCCGGAGCCGCCGAAACCGCCGATCATGATCGTCGCACCGTCGCCGATGCCGGCAAGCGCCTCTTCCGCACTCTTGATTGTCTTGTCCATTCTCAAAACCTCCATCCAGCCAAGCGGATGGAACCGGCAAGGCTGCGTGGCCATGAGGTAAAGCCGAAACTGCCTCGACGGCAAGGATTTTGTGCGCTATATGATTTTTGTTCGTATATCGCACAAATGGAGTCGTGACATGGCCGTCAGCGAAAGAGACATGATGGGCGGTCTCGCCAAGGGATTGCGGGTCATCGAAGCCTTCAGCGCCGAGCGGCCGCGGCTTTCCATTTCCGATGCCGCCGAGATTGCCGGGCTGGACCGCGCCACGACGCGCCGCTGTCTGCTCACGCTTTCGGAGCTTGGTTACGCAGCTTATGACGGCAAGTTCTTCACCGTGACGCCGAAGGTGCTGCGGCTTGGCACCGGCTGCCTCGCCACCATGCCGCTGCCGAAGATCGTGCAGCCGCTCATCGACCGTCTTTCGGAAGAGATAGGCCAGAGTACCTCCGCTTCGATTCTGGACGAGACCGAAATCGTCTACGTCGCGCGCGCCGCCCAGCAGCGGGTCATGTCGATTGCGCTGATGCCGGGTTCGCGCCTGCCCGCCTATTGCACTTCCATGGGCCGGGTTCTTCTTTCGGCTCAGACGGCCGAGCGGCAGCGCGACATTCTCGAAGCCTCCCGGCTGGTGGCGCGCACGGAAAAGACCATTACCGGCATGGACGCTCTGCTCGCCGAAATCGAGGCGACCGGCCATCGCGGTTATGCGCTGATCGATCAGGAGGTGGAGATCGGCCTTCGCTCCATCGCGGTGCCGCTGAAAACCATGCGCGGCCAGACAGTTGCCGCCCTCAATGTCGGGCTTGCCGCTTCAGTCGCCTCAATGGAGGATCTGGTGGAGCGTTATCTGCCGGCGCTTCTTTCCGTTCAGCGGGAGCTGGCGCGAATGCTGGTCTGAGACTGGGACGGTGTCAACCGCGCGCCTATATCACCCATTTTGCG
The DNA window shown above is from Agrobacterium tumefaciens and carries:
- a CDS encoding CoA transferase subunit B; its protein translation is MTTTIDTREDIKLSNAQIAWRAAQDIEDGAYVNLGIGFPEMVARYQPPGRQAIFHTENGILNFGEAPPEGEEDWNLINAGKKAVTLKPGAAFFHHADSFAMVRGGHLDVAILGAYQVAQNGDLANWRVGSKGVPAVGGAMDLVHGAKQVFVITEHVTKNGEPKLVEKCAFPLTGVGCITRIYTSHAVIDVVDGRFVLREKLPTMTFEELQAMTGAPLSVDGAVADLVAPEL
- a CDS encoding 3-oxoacid CoA-transferase subunit A; translation: MDKTIKSAEEALAGIGDGATIMIGGFGGSGAPIELIHALIDRGPKNLTVINNNAGNGRIGIAAMIDAGMVKKMICSFPRSSDPRAFTDRYLAGEIELELVPQGTLAERIRAGGAGIPAFYTPTGFGTELANGKVIAEFDGRSYVQERWLKADFAIVKAELGDTYGNLTYNKAGRNFNPLMCMAAKTTIAQVSRIVAAGEIDPEHVVTPGIFVNGVVEIPDPQQEEVLIRAGVAYA
- a CDS encoding IclR family transcriptional regulator is translated as MAVSERDMMGGLAKGLRVIEAFSAERPRLSISDAAEIAGLDRATTRRCLLTLSELGYAAYDGKFFTVTPKVLRLGTGCLATMPLPKIVQPLIDRLSEEIGQSTSASILDETEIVYVARAAQQRVMSIALMPGSRLPAYCTSMGRVLLSAQTAERQRDILEASRLVARTEKTITGMDALLAEIEATGHRGYALIDQEVEIGLRSIAVPLKTMRGQTVAALNVGLAASVASMEDLVERYLPALLSVQRELARMLV